The Lolium rigidum isolate FL_2022 chromosome 1, APGP_CSIRO_Lrig_0.1, whole genome shotgun sequence region ccacaacttaatcgaAGGCTCCCAATATACCGCCATGAAGGCCTTGCACTTgaggattctccacaacttaattggaggccccaagaacaccacaaagaccactaagggtgacttcttttgggcttctggcCGGCTTCGAGGTGGCACACCGctcaagcccaaaagaagtctctAGCTTCAGCCCGGCTTATTTCCACCGAGAAGCCCATTTTACGTGTATAGCGAGAAACTGCTCGTGAGGTGTTTCTCTGCCGTTTCCTGAGCTTCTGCGATAGAGAGCGAACAAGTACGCATGCTTACCCTTGACTTTCGTTCTTTTCACAGCAAGAATGCCACTCCACCGAAATATCTGCTCAGCCCAAGTCACACCCGAGGATTcaatcaagaaaaaaaaagatcgaCACATCGCTCACATCTCCTTTTCCTCCTACCTCGCTCGCCGCCACCCTAGCCTTTGCCCCCGCCGCTCCTCCAGCCGCTGACCCCGCTGCCTCCGCTCACCCCAACGCTGACCCGCCGCCGCAGCTCTCCCGTCCCCAACCGGCAGCACCGACCTCATCCTCTAGCAGTTACCCGTCCCCAACCTGCTACCTCTGCCTCGTCCTGCCAACCGGCGACGTCAACCTCGTCCTCTCCGAAGCAGCcacgtcgagctcgtcctccccatAGCGGCGACATCCAACTCGTCTTCCCAACCAACTCGACTCCGATCTGTGATATCAATTGTTCTCTGGATATTTTCTGGTATTGCGTTGTCGTTGTACTGCTGCTCCATCTCTGCGTCGCTAGCATCTTCTTGATGCTGCTCAGTTGCCGTTGCTGATACTTGTGCTTGCTACTGTTATTGTTTGCTACTTCAGTTATTTTTGTGGCCTTCATCAAACAAAATTCACCACTGTCAAACTTCAGATTCAGATCTGGTGCAGTTTTCACGATGTGCTTGATTCAGCCCAACAAATTATGTACAACAACAATATCTATCTATTAAACAACAGAAAGTTTAGgggcattacatactttgtacaACTCAAGACAGAAATTAAGCTGATATTTCAAAAGCTCAAAAGAAGTGCAACAACAATTTCTGGGAGCTTCTCTCCACCGGAGTTTTTCCCTACCGAAATCCATAAGCCAGCTTCTCCATAAGcttaagcccaaaagaagtgtccCTAAGCCGTCCAGGGTTCAAATacacaagaggaacaagctcctgaAGTGAATATATCACGAAATTTCACCTCCACCTGTCATcccggagaactcaaaccgatgcaccaaatgcaatggcaagaacaccactaagatgtacaaatccttcactctcaaattccaacaaagctactagagctattgggggaataagagaggaagaacaaaggatgaACACAAAAATTCTCCAATATCTAGATCTggaggattcccctcacaaaaagAGGGATttaattggtagaaatgtagacatagatctcctctatcttttccctcaaagggggcaagaatcatggagggattgagaggtaggcaagcttctcaaggctagcaatggaggagagagagagagagagagagcaagagaAGTGACCAGATTTTGGGAAAGAAGAATGCTTTATATAGTCCTCCACAAAATAGAGCCAGTGCAGAACAACAACAGCCGGAGTCTCCGGTGTCAACACCAGAGTCTCCGCCCTAGGCGAGATGACACCAGAGTCTCCGGTCTGCCAGAAAAGACTCCAGACCCCCCATCAGAACGTGAGGCACAGGGGACCGGGGACTTCTCAAGAGTCTCCGCCTATGGGGTCGGAGTCTCCGCCCATGGGGCCGGAGTCTCCGGTCTAGGCACACTCGAATCTCCGGTATGGAAACTCCAGAAACTGCTGAAATCAAAACTGCAATAACTTGAGTTTGGGAAAtcagaatgacatgaaaccaacttTGTTGGAAataggacgacaagagctaccccccAAAAAACATGGAAACAAGTGTGAGATGATTTTATATGATTTCTAGAGGCATAACCTCTcaatatgagaaaccgagaaaatcaccaaactcgagaaTGCAACAACAGATACCTACGGAATCCGTTTTTGATGAGCCAGAGCTTGTCAtgaaaataaccacaagctctaaaacaccacatagttaatatacaaataacaaccaagaaaaatgatgcaaggatgcaaaggtttgatctCATTCCAAATGATACGATCGAGAGCCTTTTGATAGTGCGACAACtaacctataacccggtctcccaactaaatcATGAGACTGGTAAGAAAGAAACAATATCAATACCAAACCTTAATCTTGCGCATTCCACCTGAGcgtgatgatgatcttgaccgcaacaagatggaacacctttcttgattatgCTTGCTTGAGGAAGTCTTGCGAGTGCTCCCCCATAGTCcaatatgggagagcttcttattTGGcacatattcacatatccatgatcaccatatgaatGGTAAGCTCAAGCTCATGATCTCCTCGGGaggactcatcttgaacttgcacaccaTTCCTTCTTTCTTCATCTACACATGAGAGCTCACCCAATTtccttcttcaagacatacttatcACTTGATCTTCGTCACATTCTTCtatttgcaaccttgaagccaacatatgattcaagcattgcctatggataacTCCTACATATATGACTCAATACGAATATTAGTTCATAGAGAttgccattaattaccaaaaccacacatggggctcgATGCACTTTCagtcttgagattgatgaagtcaccgGCATGCGCCTCACTATCGATAAGAACGTTGCCTTAGGATGCTTAATTATGCTATTTTTCTTTCTTTACCTTTGAAGCagttttattttgtttaaaaTAGGTAAGAACAGATGTTTGGGACCATGTTGCTTGCACAAAAAATGATCCGGTATAGTCTTCCCTCTAAAAAACTATATACATAATAATAAGTTAATTTTTATAGGATAAGAAGAGAGAAAAAGCCAATTCGGTTTTCTCACGCGGTACCAAAATTTACTTTTGTTAATACAATTACAAAAGGAAAAGAAACCTACCAAAGCCATCAACTAGGGATGGGCGGGCCTGACCTTTTTTTTTGCAACCACCAAAAAATGGATGCAGGTAACCAATCATGCTCCAAAATGATGGCGAGGAGGCTCTCCCTTCTAGTGGGTTGAACATACGGATAGGTTTTTAAGTTGGCCGTTTTTAGTCCGTCTGTGGACAAAAAACTTTTAAAGTAGTTTACATGATGTTTGATTATGTTGTTTTTGTTTCCTTATTACTTTTGAAGTAGTTTTCTTGTGTTaaaaagaggtaaccacgaatgtGAGACCATGTTTGCTTTCGTAAAAAGATGGTCTGGTATGGTCTCCCCCCTAGAAAAACTATACAAATGTAATAAGTTTACTTTTATAGGGTAAGAAGAGAGAAAAAGCCGATTCAGTTTTCTCACGCGGTTACCAATTTTTCCTTTTGTGAATACAAttacaaaaagaaaaggaaacgtgCGGAATCCGTCAACTAGGGGTGGGGGCGTTCGGTCACCAATAATCCGGTATTTGTATTTTGATCTATTTTAAATTCGGTTTTGCAGAAATGAAGACCAAAATATACTTGCTAGTTTTACTAATCATCAGATTCAGGTACGTAAGAATCTAGGTTTGCGTTCGGTCATGACATAACAATGTGGTGATGTTGTCAACACAAAACTTGGACATTActttaaaagctgctgcattccaACTGTATTTTAGACATCTTTTTGATGCATGCATTATTTTTAATTGGTAGGAAtaaacatacaacaatacaaaaaAGTCCCACGCTATAGAAGTTTGATCGATATTCAACAATACAACAGTTTACACATGTCATATAGTTGTGGAGATTGAAGGAGTCGCAGGTAAAGTTTGGTCTATTCGGTCACTGGAAAGTAATGATCGAATTGTCGAAAAAATTTGGTTTGTAAATTTTGCTGCCTAAATTTTTATTGATCTTCTTGGTTTTGGTCTTTTTTGGATTCGGTTTGCGGTGCAATCATCGATTTTACTACCCACCCCTAACATCAACGCACCGAAGTCCAAAACCTCATGGCGCGCTCAAACGCCCCTACATCCCGCCACGGTCTTTTAGTGACACCCCCTCGCTCCCTCAACCACGCCCAATTACTCTCCAATTCCCTCCAAAATCTCAGCCATCTCCAAATCCCCAACATGAAAGCAAACCGTTCAACACGGACTAAAATGACGTTTCTTACACCGGTAACCAATTTAAAGGGCCACCACATTTTTGCAAGTTATTATTGGGTATTTGCAAATGAAAGACAAGTTTGTGGGTGCCCCATGTATTCATCTTTTTTTAAAACTAcacacatgaagcatttttttcAAAAGAAGCACCGTAAGAAAAACCCGACTCCTTTTTTCACGCTACGCCATGCTTTCCTTTTCTGTACAATTACAAAAGGAAAATGCTTCTGATCACCCGGGGGATCAAAGCGTTCCATCCCCCGCCTCCTGCCACGTATGCTATGCAATGTGGGTTCTCTCCACACACGCACATGGGTGGGACCCATTAAACTGAGCGGTAGAAAATTCCCCACCTTGTCCATCTTCTAGCTCCGTCCATTAGTTCTTCATCGCTAATGCACGCGGCGCAGAAAAGCTCGCCAAGCCATCGCCCGCCTCCCATGCGCAGGGCCGCCACCTCCACTGACTTCCTCCACCTCACAGCCGCCGAACCCTCGTCCACCCCCCGTCCGCCCTCACGCCTAGCTCCGGCTCCGCTGCGCGTGGCCGCCTTGCTCCCTCCTGCAGGAATCGTGCCCTCGTCTGCATCCTCGCTGAGCGCCGCCCGAGCTTCTGGCCCTCGAACGCGTGGCGGCCTCGACGCCGACGCCGCGTCCCCAATCGGCCGTGCGGATTCCGTGTTCCGTCGCCGAGGGGCGAGGGCACAGGATGGGCTGCTACTCTTGTGGAGGCGCGGTCGGTACTCGGTAGCAGCTGTGAAAGTCGTTCGCAGCAGCGCAGGCTGCCGTGGGTAGCGTCGGCGGCGGTCGTTCGCAGCAGCGGCATCGGCCGTGGGTACCGTCGGCGGCGGCCCTTCGCAGCAGTGGCGGCGGCCGTGGGTAGCATCAGCGTCGGCCATTCGCAGCAGCGGCATCGGCCGTGGGTAGCGTCGGCGGCGGCCCttcgcagcagcggcggcggccctgAGTACCATCGGCGTCGGCCGTTCGCAGCAGCGGCGGTGGCCGTGGGTAGCAGCGGCGGCAACTGACGACCGGGCGTCGCTACAAAAGGCGGTATGCCATGCTACCATGGGGCGACGGTGCTGCTACAAATGGCGGATGACCTTGCTACAAGGGCTGACCAACCTTGCTGCAAGGGGCGACCGGCGGTGCTACCTTGCCGTGGCGGCGTTGTTACAAGAGGAGGAAGGCGGTGGTGCTACAGGGGCCAGGCGAAGCTACTTCGCCGGCGACAAGGCGTCCGTTTTCTCCAAGACTGTGTGGCTGGAGGAGGGGATGAGCAGCGCGGGGAGAAGATGCTGCATCAGTTCTCCGGCGAGTCCTTGACAGATTCTTCGGCGGCGAACCTACGGGGTTCTCCGGCGACGCCCGCAGCAACTGCTCCAGCGACGGTTGTGGTTGACGGGAGGAGCGGGGACGGGGAACAGTGCCATGTGCGGGAGTTCCATGACGAGATCGTGGGgtgtgtttttttctttttcttttttttattgaTGTCGAGCTGGCGTTGACCGGGCATGGACGGGTACGATCTGTCGATCGGACGGCTGGTGACCCGGGGGATcgggggatttgatcccccgggggacgctcagcacgcCCCAttacaaaaagaagaaaaaacaaccTACCAACGCACGTTCTTACGCTGCCGTTCCCGCGCGAAGTCGAAAACCCCTTGGCGCGCTTACGCGCCCCCTCCATCCCGCCCTTTTCTTCCCACCCCTTCTTCAACCCCACCCCAATTCCCTCCCAAATCTCACTCTTCTCCCAATCCTCCCGCCAATTCCCAACTCTCTCCCGATGCCGACGCTCCGCAGCGCCACGCTGAGCCCAGCGCaggcggccaccccctccccgacGGCCGCCACCACCCCGCGCAGCGCCAAGCGCCGGCAGACCCCTCGCCGCGCAGCCGCCGATTCGGCCGATTCGGCGCAGTTCACGGCCCCGCACACGTCCCCGCTCGCCGGCGCCGGACCCGTAAGTCCCCCTCCCCCCCACCCCACCCGGATCTTCCTAACCGCCGCTCAATTACCAACCGCATCTCACCCCAATGCACACCAACTGCTCGTTGCTCGACCTCGCAGGCGGGCGCCCCGAAGATGCTCTCGGCGTCGCCGAAGTCCTCCCGGAAGCGCCTCTACGGCGACCTCGTCGCGGCGGAGAAGCCCAGGTGGAACCCGCGAGGCAAGTCTCTCTAAGATCTCTCACTTCGCTCACCCGCCAGCCGCGTTGCCTTGTCTGGGTCTGAGTCTGACGACGGGAAACGAACCACCTTGTCCTGCAGACCCGGCGCAGATGCAGGCGGTCAAGGAGGCGCTGCACGTGGCCACGGTCCCCTCCTGCGGCTTGGTCTGCCGGGACGACGAGCAAAGGCGGGTGTTCGAGTTCTGCAAGGCGTGCGTCGAGCAGGAGAGGGCGGGGAGCCTCTACGTGTGCGGGTGCCCCGGCACCGGGAAGACGCTGTCGATTAACAAGGTCAAGGAGAGAGTGTCGCGCTGGGCTGACGAGGTATATTAGGAATTTGCAGTTTTTTTGGACCAATTTCTTGATCCAGATAGGATACATTCTCAAAGTTTCTGACATTAATGTTGTTCAGATGGGACTGGAGACACCTGATGAGTTGTCGATCAATTGCACCAACCTAGGAAGCACATCTGACATTTTTAGTAAGGTACACATGGTTGGTTGCCAAATTATGGGCACGATCTACTTACTGATCCCTAAACTGATCGACCATGTTGTACTGATAGAGGTTTCGATGCAGATACTAGCAAAATTCCAGGTTCGGAAGAAGGCAAGTGGAAAATTATCACCACTTCAGCAACTGCAGAGCATGTTTTCCCACAAAGAGTCTGCTCCAAGAAGGATGCTGTAAGAACTATCTGTACCTGCTCATCTGTTGCAGTTTTTCTCGCCATTTTGTTCCTGCTATCTGATCTGTGTGTCACTGGTTGCCAGGTTGGTTGTTGTGGATGAGATGGACTATCTGATAACAAGAGACCGGGCTGTGCTACATGACCTTTTCATGCTTACCACCCACCAATTCTCGAGATGCATACTAATAGGTTAGGTTTTAACAGGATATCATACCTTTGCTCCATAAAAAAGTAATTGTTTTATTCAGGTTTCAGCATGTTTTGCTCACTGATAGTTGGCTGTGTTttcaggaattgcaaatgccatAGACTTAGCAGACCGGTTTCTTCCAAAGCTTGAATCCTTAAATTGTGAGCACTTTTACCATATTTGCGCAGTGAAAATCCAATGCCTCCTTTAATTTACTAGCTAAAGTGTTTGTTGTTATATTTGCTGACATGCATGAAACTAATCCGTCATTGGCATTATGGCACTAATTTACAGGCAAGCCACTTGTTATAACCTTCCGTGCTTATTCCAAGGATCAAATTTCCAACATAATTAATCATAGGTTAAAGGTAATTTGTTTGCCACATGACCAATGCAGATATGTTGCACATTATTTAACTTAAACTGTTCACTGGATGTAACTTTGTATGGTGTTACTAATGCAGGCTCTAGATTATGATGTTTTTGAACCACTGGCCATTGAATTTTGTGCTAGGGTAAGTCCAATTATCCATAAACAGGCAGTATTTTTCTGTGAGCGAGTATACATTTTTGTGTAGGGAAATCCTAGGATGTGGCTAATGAGAATATGCTATACGTTTAGTTGTTAACTTTGTTGCTTTATTCTTCTACCAGAAAGTAGCAGCAGCCTCTGGAGACATGAGAAAAGCTCTTGGTGTCTGCAGGTAATTTCCTCCTCTTGCACAATATTACTTTGGAATCTGCCACATCCATTATTAGAGCTGATAAAACATAACACATATCCTTTATTTAAACAATTCTGGATATGGTTGATGCTTCTGTACACCTTAAAATGATGATTCTCCTATTATCTATTCCAGGAGTGCTGTGGAGGTATTTGAATCAAGACTACAAGATTCTTCCAAACAAGGATTTGGAGTTGTAAGTTCGTTAATACCTCAGCTTATTCTTTTTTTTGTGAAGACTGTAAATGTAAATTAGGTTGTTTACACATCCAGACCAAACCAGACCTTGGCATGCACATCGTTCTAACTTGTGCCTTTAGTTCATCTGCTGGGCCACATTCTACATTTCTACTGTGTTGAAGTGAATGTGGTCTGGCTATCTATGGAACAACATCAATGATTAGGATTGAAAGTTGAACCTATTTTCCTCTTCTAAATCTTTTGAAAGAATAGTATACTAAATAATCTGGCTAGCACTGAACTACATGCTTTTGCTGTATGCCTGTATCTGCTGCAATTGCTATTGCCAATGAGTTTAATGTTCTGTTGAGAAGATTATCACTTCCTAATTCTTAACTTCACTGGTTATAAACCCATTTTCTTCATTGTCCTTCTTACAGGTGACATTTGACCATATGGATACTGCCTTGTCAAAGGTATTCAAGCCAGTGGTAGTAAATAGCATACTGTGTCTTCCCCAACACCAACAGGTAATGACCGATTTATCATGCCATCTTCCAGTTAAAGTAGCTTTTGCTACAATTTGTTCCTGAAATTTCATAATCACACATGCCATGTTGGTTGGCCAGATGGTACTGTGTGCATTGGCAAATACCTTTCAGCATTGCAAGAAAAAGGCTACTACTCTAGGAGAGGTAATATTTGCCAAGTGATATTCTGAAAGAACACACTTGATCACACCATTCTGTACATTTATGAAGTTCTAACGTATCGATATATATCTTGTTACAGCTCAACAAATCATACATAGAAATTTGCAGATCAAGCCAAGTGCCAGCAGTTGGGATGCTTGAATTTTCTAACATGTGCATGATTTTGAGCGATCAGgtatgcaaacacccatgtctcCATATGCATCAATAATACTCCAAAATATTTTTGAGTGCTTATGGAGTTTGCATTTCAGGGATACTTGAAGCTAGGGCAATCCAAGGAAGATAAACTCAGGAGAGTA contains the following coding sequences:
- the LOC124648829 gene encoding cell division control protein 6 homolog codes for the protein MPTLRSATLSPAQAATPSPTAATTPRSAKRRQTPRRAAADSADSAQFTAPHTSPLAGAGPAGAPKMLSASPKSSRKRLYGDLVAAEKPRWNPRDPAQMQAVKEALHVATVPSCGLVCRDDEQRRVFEFCKACVEQERAGSLYVCGCPGTGKTLSINKVKERVSRWADETPDELSINCTNLGSTSDIFSKILAKFQVRKKASGKLSPLQQLQSMFSHKESAPRRMLLVVVDEMDYLITRDRAVLHDLFMLTTHQFSRCILIGIANAIDLADRFLPKLESLNCKPLVITFRAYSKDQISNIINHRLKALDYDVFEPLAIEFCARKVAAASGDMRKALGVCRSAVEVFESRLQDSSKQGFGVVTFDHMDTALSKVFKPVVVNSILCLPQHQQMVLCALANTFQHCKKKATTLGEVIFQLNKSYIEICRSSQVPAVGMLEFSNMCMILSDQGYLKLGQSKEDKLRRVTLQIDISDITFAFKDSRFFQKCLEQPKF